A genomic region of Bosea sp. 124 contains the following coding sequences:
- a CDS encoding MFS transporter has product MSVTPRAAPGRSYAPEIIVAAGCLIALITFGPRASAGLFQIPMTVQFGWGRDTFGLALAIQNLLWGLGAPFAGAIADRFGTVKVLCTGALLYAIGLVVMAHATTPLQLHLGAGVLIGFGLSACSFNLVLAAFGKLLPESWRPMAFGAGTAAGSFGQFLYPPIGNILIEQIGWNQALIMFALTLLPILPISIFLSTRKLGGATQASAANLPNQSIPQALAEAFKHKSYVFLVLGFFTCGFQLAFITVHMPAYLKDMGLPAWVGGWTLAVIGLANAVGSLSSGWLSTRMPKRHLLAWIYLGRSVAIAAFILLPASPATSICFGIVIGLFWLSTVPPTSSLVMLMFGTKYMAMLYGFAFFSHQVGGFLGVWLGGILYEASGSYIIVWWLSVALGIASALINLPIVEKPVQRMTPQPA; this is encoded by the coding sequence ATGAGTGTCACGCCGCGTGCCGCCCCGGGGCGAAGCTATGCGCCCGAAATCATCGTCGCGGCCGGCTGCCTGATCGCGCTGATCACCTTCGGCCCGCGCGCCAGCGCCGGCTTGTTCCAGATCCCGATGACCGTGCAGTTCGGCTGGGGGCGCGACACCTTCGGGCTGGCGCTGGCGATCCAGAACCTGCTCTGGGGCCTCGGCGCGCCCTTCGCGGGCGCCATCGCAGACCGCTTCGGCACCGTGAAGGTGCTCTGCACCGGTGCGCTGCTCTATGCGATCGGCCTCGTCGTGATGGCCCATGCGACCACGCCGCTGCAGCTTCATCTCGGTGCCGGCGTGCTGATCGGCTTCGGCCTCTCTGCCTGTTCCTTCAACCTCGTGCTCGCCGCCTTCGGCAAGCTGCTGCCCGAGTCCTGGCGCCCGATGGCCTTCGGCGCGGGCACGGCCGCCGGCTCCTTCGGCCAGTTCCTCTATCCGCCGATCGGCAACATCCTGATCGAGCAGATCGGCTGGAACCAGGCGCTGATCATGTTCGCGCTGACCCTGCTGCCGATCCTGCCGATCTCGATCTTCCTCTCGACGCGCAAGCTCGGCGGCGCCACCCAGGCCTCGGCGGCGAACCTGCCGAACCAGTCGATCCCGCAGGCGCTGGCCGAGGCCTTCAAGCACAAGAGCTACGTCTTCCTGGTGCTGGGCTTCTTCACCTGCGGCTTCCAGCTCGCCTTCATCACCGTGCATATGCCGGCCTATCTCAAGGATATGGGCCTGCCGGCCTGGGTCGGCGGCTGGACGCTGGCGGTCATCGGGCTCGCCAATGCGGTCGGCTCGCTCTCCTCGGGCTGGCTCTCGACGCGCATGCCCAAGCGCCATCTGCTCGCCTGGATCTATCTTGGTCGTTCGGTCGCGATCGCCGCCTTCATCCTGCTGCCTGCGAGCCCGGCGACGTCGATCTGCTTCGGCATCGTCATCGGCCTGTTCTGGCTCTCGACCGTGCCGCCGACCTCGTCCCTGGTCATGCTGATGTTCGGCACGAAATACATGGCGATGCTCTATGGCTTCGCCTTCTTCTCGCATCAGGTCGGCGGGTTTCTGGGGGTCTGGCTCGGCGGCATCCTCTACGAGGCGTCGGGCTCCTACATCATCGTCTGGTGGCTCTCGGTCGCGCTCGGCATCGCCTCGGCGCTGATCAACCTGCCCATCGTCGAGAAGCCGGTCCAGCGCATGACGCCGCAGCCGGCCTGA
- a CDS encoding SLC13 family permease, producing MTTPQLLSVSLVVVMMAAFLWGRLRYDIVAMLALLAGVAVGIVPAKEAFAGFSDDIVIIVGSALVLSAAVARSRVIERLLARLAPNLASTQAQIVLLVVVVAVMSAIIKNIGALAMMLPIAYQLARKGGRSPSVFLMPMAFASLLGGIVTLVGTSPNVIVARVRAELGGEPFSMFDFTPVGIIVALAGCAFLAVGYRLLPKDRRGAVSLDQAIDIKDYVTEARIGDKSVLAGKQVADLKALGGGDLQIVAMLRDERRFQAPLPDASLKAGDTLLLRGDAAVLERVVAEGGLDLDGKNRPTQKGDALDPDQVSEAIIGPDSVLIGQSAGDIGLHARFGVNMIAISRAGERFSQRLRDIRLRAGDIVVIQGDEKLLPEKLMELGLLPLADRVVSLGSTRKAVMTVSIVLAAVIALAAGLAPVPLIFFSAAVLLIALRCLPLREAYSSIDAPILLMLAALIPVSDTLRSTGATDVFAGWLAQVGSGLPGWASVALILAAAMAVTPFLNNAATVLVMAPIGAGFAAKLGYNPDAFLMAVAIGAACDFLTPIGHQCNTLVMGPGGYKFSDYPRLGAPLSLIVLAVAVPMILIVWPLRAG from the coding sequence ATGACCACCCCCCAGCTTCTCTCCGTCTCGCTCGTCGTGGTGATGATGGCGGCCTTTCTCTGGGGCCGCCTGCGCTACGATATCGTCGCGATGCTGGCGCTGCTCGCCGGCGTCGCGGTCGGCATCGTGCCGGCGAAGGAGGCCTTTGCCGGCTTCTCCGACGACATCGTCATCATCGTCGGCAGCGCGCTCGTGCTCAGCGCGGCGGTGGCACGCTCGCGGGTGATCGAGCGGCTGCTGGCGCGGCTCGCGCCCAATCTCGCCTCGACGCAGGCGCAAATCGTGCTGCTGGTCGTCGTCGTCGCGGTGATGTCGGCCATCATCAAGAACATCGGCGCGCTCGCGATGATGCTGCCGATCGCCTATCAGCTCGCCCGCAAGGGCGGACGCTCGCCCTCCGTTTTCCTGATGCCGATGGCCTTCGCCTCGCTGCTCGGCGGCATCGTCACGCTGGTCGGCACCTCGCCCAACGTCATTGTCGCCCGCGTCAGGGCGGAACTTGGCGGTGAGCCCTTCTCGATGTTCGACTTCACGCCCGTCGGCATCATCGTCGCGCTCGCCGGCTGCGCCTTCCTCGCCGTCGGCTATCGTCTGCTGCCGAAGGACCGGCGCGGCGCCGTCTCGCTCGATCAGGCAATCGATATCAAGGACTATGTCACGGAGGCGCGGATCGGCGACAAATCCGTCCTCGCCGGCAAGCAGGTCGCCGACCTCAAGGCGCTCGGCGGCGGCGATCTCCAGATCGTGGCGATGCTGCGCGACGAGCGCCGCTTCCAGGCGCCGCTGCCCGATGCCAGCCTGAAGGCCGGCGACACGCTGCTGCTGCGTGGCGACGCCGCCGTCCTCGAACGCGTGGTGGCCGAGGGCGGGCTCGATCTCGACGGCAAGAACAGGCCGACGCAGAAAGGCGATGCGCTCGACCCCGATCAGGTCAGCGAGGCCATTATCGGCCCCGATTCCGTGCTGATCGGGCAATCGGCCGGCGATATCGGCCTGCATGCCCGCTTCGGCGTCAACATGATCGCTATCAGCCGCGCCGGTGAGCGCTTCTCGCAGCGCCTGCGCGACATCCGCCTGCGCGCCGGCGACATCGTCGTCATCCAGGGCGACGAGAAGCTCTTGCCCGAGAAGCTGATGGAGCTCGGCCTTTTGCCGCTCGCCGACCGCGTCGTGTCGCTGGGCTCGACGCGCAAGGCCGTGATGACGGTCTCGATCGTGCTCGCCGCCGTCATCGCGCTGGCGGCGGGCCTCGCCCCCGTGCCGCTGATCTTCTTTTCCGCGGCTGTTCTGCTGATCGCGCTGCGCTGCCTGCCTCTGCGCGAAGCCTATTCCAGCATCGACGCACCGATCCTGCTGATGCTCGCGGCGCTGATCCCGGTCAGCGACACGCTGCGCTCGACGGGGGCGACCGATGTCTTTGCCGGTTGGCTGGCGCAGGTCGGCTCCGGCCTGCCGGGATGGGCTTCGGTCGCGCTCATTCTCGCGGCGGCGATGGCGGTGACGCCCTTCCTCAACAACGCCGCGACGGTACTGGTGATGGCGCCGATCGGCGCGGGCTTCGCCGCCAAGCTCGGCTACAATCCCGACGCCTTCCTGATGGCGGTGGCGATCGGCGCGGCTTGCGACTTCCTTACCCCGATCGGCCACCAGTGCAACACGCTGGTGATGGGCCCGGGCGGCTACAAATTCAGCGATTACCCCCGGTTGGGCGCGCCTTTGTCCCTGATCGTTCTGGCCGTGGCAGTGCCGATGATCCTGATCGTCTGGCCGCTGCGGGCGGGGTAG
- a CDS encoding L-threonylcarbamoyladenylate synthase — MKQDQASGRVTERLGADAHGIARAAELLRQGKLVALPTETVYGLAADATSGAAVAGIYAAKERPSFNPLIAHLPDLAAARRQGLFDASALALAKAFWPGPLTLVVPISPGCEVSELARAGLASVALRVPSHPLAHAILQAAERPIAAPSANRSGRISATSAAHVLADLDGRIDAVIDGGPTEVGVESTIVACLDGAPRLLRPGGVPRSAIEGVIGRPLVLAGDAGMAPISPGLLASHYAPAARVRLDAEVPRPGEAWLGFGADPDGATAGRPALNLSPSGDLGEAAANLFGHLRSLDALGPVTIAIAPVPQHGLGEAINDRLRRAAAPR; from the coding sequence TTGAAGCAGGATCAGGCTTCCGGCCGCGTGACGGAACGGCTCGGGGCGGATGCACACGGCATCGCCCGCGCGGCCGAACTGCTGCGTCAGGGCAAGCTCGTCGCGCTGCCCACCGAGACGGTCTATGGCCTCGCCGCCGACGCGACCTCGGGCGCGGCCGTCGCCGGCATCTATGCCGCCAAGGAGCGGCCGAGCTTCAACCCGCTGATCGCGCATCTGCCCGACCTCGCGGCGGCCCGCCGGCAAGGGCTGTTCGACGCCAGTGCGCTGGCGCTGGCGAAGGCGTTCTGGCCGGGACCGCTGACGCTCGTCGTGCCGATCTCGCCGGGCTGCGAGGTCAGCGAGCTCGCGCGCGCCGGGCTGGCTTCGGTCGCGCTGCGCGTACCTTCGCACCCACTTGCCCATGCGATCCTGCAAGCGGCGGAACGGCCGATCGCCGCGCCCTCGGCCAACCGCTCCGGCCGCATCAGCGCCACCAGCGCCGCGCATGTGCTGGCCGATCTCGACGGCCGGATCGATGCCGTGATCGACGGCGGGCCGACCGAGGTCGGTGTGGAATCGACCATCGTCGCCTGCCTCGATGGCGCGCCCAGGCTGCTGCGGCCGGGCGGCGTGCCGCGCAGCGCGATCGAGGGCGTGATCGGGCGGCCGCTGGTGCTGGCGGGGGACGCCGGCATGGCGCCGATCTCGCCCGGGCTGCTCGCCTCGCACTACGCCCCCGCGGCGCGGGTGCGGCTCGACGCGGAGGTTCCCCGCCCCGGCGAAGCCTGGCTCGGCTTCGGGGCCGACCCCGACGGCGCCACGGCCGGCCGGCCTGCGCTCAATCTGAGCCCGTCAGGCGATCTCGGCGAGGCAGCGGCGAACCTCTTCGGCCATCTGCGAAGTCTCGATGCGCTCGGCCCGGTCACGATCGCCATCGCGCCCGTTCCGCAGCATGGGCTGGGCGAGGCGATCAACGACCGTCTCCGACGCGCCGCCGCGCCACGCTGA
- a CDS encoding MDR family oxidoreductase, with translation MSSFKALVATKGETGPDLAFTELDESELMEGDVTVRVTHSTVNYKDGLALTGRAPVIRRWPMIPGVDFAGRVETSEHPDFKPGDLVVLNGWGTGETHLGAYAQKSRVRGDWLVPLPAGLNPDEAMAIGTAGYTAMLCVLALEKHGLKPADGPVVVTGAAGGVGSVAVALLAKAGWHVVASTGRPEEADYLKGLGAAEIIDRNELSGPGRPLAKERWIAGVDAVGSHTLANLLSMTKYGGAVAACGLAQGMDLPASVAPFILRGVALLGVDSVMCPKPRRLEAWARLASDLDRESLALMTTRIPLADVIETGRAILDGKVRGRVVVEIG, from the coding sequence ATGTCCAGCTTCAAGGCCCTGGTCGCGACCAAGGGCGAGACCGGCCCCGACCTCGCCTTCACCGAGCTCGACGAGAGCGAGCTGATGGAGGGTGACGTCACCGTCCGCGTCACGCATTCGACGGTCAACTATAAGGACGGCCTCGCCTTGACCGGCCGGGCCCCGGTGATCCGGCGCTGGCCGATGATCCCGGGCGTCGATTTCGCCGGCCGGGTCGAGACCTCGGAGCATCCTGATTTCAAGCCGGGCGATCTCGTCGTCCTCAATGGCTGGGGCACGGGCGAGACGCATCTCGGCGCCTATGCCCAGAAGAGCCGCGTCCGGGGCGACTGGCTGGTGCCGCTGCCCGCTGGCCTGAACCCGGACGAGGCGATGGCGATCGGCACCGCCGGCTACACCGCGATGCTCTGCGTGCTGGCGCTGGAGAAACACGGGCTGAAGCCGGCCGACGGCCCGGTCGTGGTCACCGGGGCTGCCGGCGGCGTCGGCTCGGTCGCGGTCGCGCTGCTGGCGAAGGCCGGCTGGCATGTCGTCGCCTCGACCGGCCGGCCGGAGGAGGCGGACTATCTCAAGGGCCTCGGCGCTGCCGAGATCATCGACCGCAACGAGCTGTCGGGACCTGGCCGCCCTCTCGCCAAGGAGCGCTGGATCGCCGGCGTCGACGCGGTCGGCTCGCATACGCTGGCCAACCTGCTGTCGATGACGAAATATGGCGGCGCCGTCGCCGCCTGCGGCCTGGCGCAGGGCATGGACCTGCCGGCCTCGGTCGCGCCCTTCATCCTGCGTGGCGTGGCGCTGCTCGGCGTCGATTCGGTGATGTGCCCGAAGCCTCGCCGCCTCGAAGCCTGGGCCCGGCTGGCGAGCGATCTCGACCGGGAGAGCCTAGCCCTGATGACCACGCGGATTCCGCTCGCGGATGTGATCGAGACCGGCAGGGCGATTCTGGATGGCAAGGTGCGCGGGCGGGTCGTGGTGGAGATCGGCTAG
- a CDS encoding LysR family transcriptional regulator: protein MHANLAWDDFRLVKAIADHSGLTGAAAALSVNHSTVFRRLGQIEEHVGLQLFERRKTGYVATAAGVEMAALAGRVEEDVAAFSRRLAGRDVAPSGELRVTTTDTLYLNLLLPIFAAFRAAHPAIRLDIVIGNQPLNLSKRDADIAIRASDAPGETLVGRRLATLNWAIYGRAGDGPAPPDANGPASLFARDWVALGDQLGHVKAARYVRDKVAPERIALKSSAVLGLAEAVEQGLGIGPLPCFIADQRPGLVRLLPPDPDFSTGLWILTHPDIRNAPRVRAFMDFVGGELAKRRGLIEGTNE from the coding sequence ATGCATGCCAATCTCGCTTGGGACGATTTCCGGCTGGTCAAGGCGATTGCCGACCATAGCGGGCTGACAGGCGCGGCGGCTGCGCTCAGCGTGAACCACTCGACCGTGTTCCGCCGCCTCGGGCAGATCGAGGAGCATGTCGGGCTGCAGCTCTTCGAGCGCCGCAAGACCGGCTATGTCGCGACCGCCGCCGGCGTCGAGATGGCCGCGCTGGCCGGCCGTGTCGAGGAGGATGTCGCGGCCTTCAGCCGGCGCCTCGCCGGGCGCGACGTGGCGCCCTCCGGCGAGCTGCGCGTCACCACCACGGACACGCTCTATCTCAACCTGCTGCTGCCGATCTTCGCGGCTTTCCGAGCAGCTCATCCGGCGATCCGGCTCGACATCGTGATCGGCAACCAGCCGCTCAACCTGTCCAAGCGCGACGCGGACATCGCCATCCGTGCCAGCGATGCGCCGGGTGAGACGCTGGTCGGCCGCCGGCTCGCGACGCTGAACTGGGCGATCTATGGCCGCGCCGGAGATGGGCCTGCCCCGCCCGACGCGAACGGCCCGGCCAGCCTGTTCGCGCGCGACTGGGTCGCGCTCGGAGACCAGCTCGGCCATGTCAAGGCAGCGCGCTATGTCCGCGACAAGGTCGCGCCGGAGCGCATCGCCTTGAAGAGCTCGGCCGTGCTCGGCCTGGCCGAGGCGGTGGAACAGGGCCTCGGCATCGGCCCCCTGCCCTGTTTCATCGCCGATCAGCGGCCGGGGCTGGTTCGGCTGCTGCCGCCCGACCCGGATTTCTCCACCGGCCTGTGGATCCTGACCCATCCCGACATCCGCAACGCGCCGCGCGTGCGCGCCTTCATGGATTTTGTCGGCGGCGAACTGGCGAAGCGGCGCGGCCTGATCGAGGGGACGAACGAGTAG
- a CDS encoding SDR family NAD(P)-dependent oxidoreductase yields MSEPHRPLSGRICLVAGASRGLGRGVARALGEAGATVIVTGRSSEAGPRTDQRQETFEDAAREVEAAGGKGHPYRCDHTNEREVDTLVSWALRRFGRLDGVVDAVWGGNEGYDGLRYPDGSAFGAPFWRRPVARLGESFESGVYAQLLLARAVAPAMVQARKGLIVTVSFATEGGYLGDVFYDLAKAAMNRLTLAMAAELKPFGVTALGLSPGHVLTERVRDAGMAGETTETPLYAGRAVAALLADTEVARHGGQVLQVADLARAYGFTDRDGSRPERFTIPS; encoded by the coding sequence GTGAGCGAGCCGCACCGTCCGCTTTCAGGCCGCATCTGTCTCGTCGCGGGCGCCTCGCGCGGCCTCGGACGCGGTGTCGCCCGGGCACTGGGCGAGGCTGGCGCCACCGTCATCGTCACCGGCCGCTCCAGCGAGGCGGGCCCGCGCACCGACCAGCGCCAGGAGACCTTCGAGGACGCCGCCCGCGAGGTCGAGGCGGCTGGCGGCAAGGGCCATCCCTATCGCTGCGACCACACCAATGAGCGCGAGGTCGATACGCTGGTGTCATGGGCGCTACGCCGTTTCGGCCGGCTCGACGGGGTCGTCGACGCCGTCTGGGGCGGCAATGAGGGTTATGACGGCCTGCGCTATCCCGATGGCTCGGCCTTCGGCGCGCCGTTCTGGCGCAGGCCCGTGGCGCGGCTGGGCGAGAGCTTCGAGAGCGGCGTCTATGCCCAGCTCCTGCTCGCGCGGGCCGTTGCGCCGGCGATGGTGCAGGCGCGCAAGGGCCTGATCGTCACGGTGAGCTTCGCCACGGAAGGCGGTTATCTCGGCGATGTCTTCTACGATCTTGCCAAGGCCGCGATGAACCGGCTCACGCTGGCGATGGCAGCCGAGCTGAAACCGTTCGGCGTCACCGCGCTCGGCCTCTCGCCGGGCCACGTCCTGACGGAGCGTGTGCGCGATGCCGGCATGGCGGGTGAAACCACCGAGACGCCGCTCTACGCCGGTCGCGCGGTCGCCGCGCTTCTGGCCGATACCGAGGTCGCCCGCCATGGCGGGCAGGTGCTGCAGGTCGCGGATCTCGCGCGCGCCTACGGCTTCACCGACCGCGACGGCAGCCGCCCCGAGCGCTTCACCATCCCGTCCTGA
- a CDS encoding Lrp/AsnC family transcriptional regulator, protein MRQRKASRRQDSLRQRFDAIDRRILIHLIDDGRMPNLDVAEKVGLSPTPCSRRIRQLEEAGVIEGYSARINPAALGLNLCVMVSVKLARHGPDGHEQFLQAIRDRPEITECLLVAGASDYLLRVWVEDIDALREFITNALQGIPAVAETSTMLVLDQTSYPLAGLR, encoded by the coding sequence ATGCGCCAGCGAAAAGCCAGTAGGCGACAAGACTCGCTACGCCAGCGCTTCGATGCGATCGACCGGCGCATCCTCATCCATTTGATCGATGACGGCCGGATGCCGAACCTGGACGTGGCCGAGAAGGTCGGGCTGTCGCCGACGCCGTGCAGCCGCCGCATCCGGCAGCTCGAGGAGGCCGGCGTCATCGAGGGCTATTCGGCCAGGATCAACCCGGCCGCGCTTGGCCTGAATCTCTGCGTGATGGTCTCGGTCAAGCTGGCCAGGCACGGCCCCGACGGCCATGAGCAGTTCCTGCAGGCGATCCGGGATCGGCCGGAAATCACCGAATGCCTGCTGGTGGCCGGTGCCAGCGACTATCTGCTGCGGGTCTGGGTCGAGGATATCGACGCGCTGCGGGAGTTCATCACCAACGCGCTCCAGGGCATTCCGGCCGTGGCCGAGACATCGACGATGCTCGTGCTCGACCAGACGTCCTATCCGCTCGCCGGCCTGCGCTGA
- a CDS encoding acyl-CoA dehydrogenase: MSYRAPVEDILATMRHVAGLDRLIADGLAPELDGDMTRAVLDEAAKFAGDVLAPLNRIGDTHGSTLKDGAVTTPPGWKEAYTAWAQAGWNALPAPEEHGGQGLPALLQSACTEMWNSAAFAFALGPLLTVGAIEALHAHGSEHLKETYLARLVSGEWMGTMNLTEPQAGSDLNALRSKAERTADGTYRITGQKIFITYGEHDMTGNIVHLVLARLPDAPAGTRGISLFLVPKYLVNADGSLGEHNDLRCSGIEHKLGIHASPTCSMAFGDKGGAVGWLIGEENRGLACMFTMMNNARLNVALQGVAIAERAYQQALGFARERRQGVALDAPKGAPMSPIIVHPDIRRMLMEMRAKTQAARAIAYQVAEALDRSRREPDEARRKAASERTAILTPVAKAYATDIGVEVASTGVQVHGGMGYIEETGASQHLRDARIATIYEGTNGIQAIDLVLRKLPLSGGQAVAALIAEMRGVVGEVEAANTPGFGHSAARLGAAVDALERATQWMLATMGERQGDALAGATPYLKLFALAQGGTSLARKALATRADDNASGDLATARFFAEILATEAPALELAVTEGAGAVEDAAAVFAA, translated from the coding sequence ATGAGCTATCGCGCCCCTGTCGAGGACATCCTCGCCACGATGCGCCATGTCGCGGGTCTCGACCGGCTGATCGCAGACGGCCTTGCCCCTGAGCTCGATGGCGACATGACGCGGGCCGTTCTCGATGAAGCGGCGAAGTTTGCCGGCGACGTGCTGGCCCCGCTCAACCGCATCGGCGACACGCATGGCTCGACCCTGAAGGATGGCGCGGTGACGACGCCGCCGGGCTGGAAGGAGGCCTACACCGCCTGGGCGCAAGCCGGCTGGAACGCCCTGCCGGCGCCCGAGGAGCATGGCGGACAGGGCCTGCCGGCCCTGCTGCAATCGGCCTGCACCGAGATGTGGAACTCGGCCGCCTTCGCCTTTGCGCTCGGGCCGCTGCTGACGGTCGGCGCCATCGAGGCGCTGCACGCCCATGGCTCGGAGCATCTCAAGGAGACCTATCTCGCCAGGCTCGTCTCGGGCGAGTGGATGGGCACGATGAACCTGACCGAGCCGCAGGCCGGTTCCGATCTCAACGCGCTGCGATCGAAGGCCGAGCGGACCGCGGATGGCACCTACCGCATCACCGGCCAGAAGATCTTCATCACCTATGGCGAGCACGACATGACCGGGAACATCGTGCATCTGGTGCTGGCGCGCCTGCCCGATGCGCCCGCCGGCACGCGCGGCATCTCGCTCTTCCTCGTGCCGAAATACCTCGTCAACGCCGATGGCTCGCTCGGCGAGCACAATGACCTGCGCTGCTCCGGCATCGAGCACAAGCTGGGAATCCACGCCTCGCCGACCTGCTCCATGGCCTTCGGCGACAAGGGCGGCGCCGTCGGCTGGCTGATCGGCGAGGAGAATCGCGGCCTCGCCTGCATGTTCACGATGATGAACAATGCCCGCCTCAACGTCGCGCTACAGGGCGTGGCGATTGCCGAGCGCGCCTATCAGCAGGCGCTCGGCTTCGCCAGGGAGCGCCGGCAGGGCGTGGCGCTCGATGCGCCGAAGGGCGCGCCGATGAGCCCGATCATCGTCCACCCCGACATCCGCCGCATGCTGATGGAGATGCGCGCCAAGACGCAAGCCGCGCGCGCCATCGCCTATCAGGTAGCGGAGGCGCTCGACCGCTCCCGCCGCGAGCCCGACGAGGCCAGGCGCAAGGCCGCGAGCGAGCGCACCGCGATCCTGACGCCCGTCGCCAAGGCCTATGCCACCGATATCGGCGTCGAGGTCGCCTCGACGGGCGTCCAGGTCCATGGCGGCATGGGCTATATCGAGGAGACCGGCGCGTCCCAGCATCTGCGCGATGCCCGCATCGCGACGATCTACGAGGGCACCAACGGCATCCAGGCGATCGATCTCGTGCTGCGCAAGCTGCCGCTCTCGGGCGGGCAGGCCGTCGCTGCGCTGATCGCGGAAATGCGCGGCGTCGTCGGTGAGGTCGAGGCTGCCAACACACCGGGCTTCGGCCACAGCGCGGCCCGGCTTGGCGCCGCCGTCGATGCGCTGGAGCGGGCGACGCAATGGATGCTGGCGACGATGGGCGAGCGGCAGGGCGACGCGCTCGCCGGTGCGACGCCTTATCTCAAGCTCTTCGCCCTGGCACAGGGTGGCACCAGCCTTGCCCGCAAGGCGCTGGCGACGCGCGCGGACGACAACGCATCCGGCGATCTCGCCACCGCCCGCTTCTTCGCCGAGATTCTGGCCACGGAGGCACCGGCGCTCGAACTGGCCGTGACCGAGGGCGCGGGGGCCGTCGAGGATGCCGCCGCGGTCTTCGCGGCGTGA
- a CDS encoding magnesium transporter CorA family protein yields the protein MLLIHGICPNSRDKLLHRAIAAEEAFPPDSIWIDLLNPTAAEDARVEKHLGISIPTREEMHDLEPSEIIYTENGAHYMTARIICQSETIVPKLADVTFILTEKALVTVRYDEPGAFSIFLNRATKPGGCGTQPEAVLDGLIEAIVDRAAEVLRGVGDQVDAASRRIFAGRGQDVEQGSAYQAVIQKIGQYEHIISNVRESMVSVERVLLFLSANYTRPKKAQTGFSAEWRAAVRDVQAIEEHATFLSNKLQFMLDATLGLVSIEQNKIIKLFSVVSVALMPPTLIASIYGMNFKTMPELEWQWGYPMAIGLMILFAVLPYMLFRWKKWL from the coding sequence ATGCTTCTGATCCACGGCATCTGCCCCAACTCGCGCGACAAGCTCCTGCATCGCGCGATCGCCGCCGAGGAGGCCTTTCCGCCGGATTCGATCTGGATCGATCTGCTGAATCCGACGGCGGCGGAGGATGCGCGGGTCGAGAAGCATCTCGGCATCTCGATCCCGACGCGCGAGGAGATGCATGATCTCGAACCTTCCGAGATCATCTATACCGAGAACGGTGCGCATTACATGACCGCGCGCATCATCTGCCAGTCCGAGACCATCGTGCCCAAGCTCGCGGACGTGACCTTCATCCTGACCGAGAAGGCGCTGGTGACGGTGCGCTATGACGAGCCCGGCGCCTTCAGCATCTTCCTCAACCGCGCCACCAAACCCGGCGGCTGCGGCACCCAGCCGGAAGCCGTGCTGGACGGTCTGATTGAAGCCATTGTCGACCGCGCCGCCGAGGTGCTGCGCGGCGTCGGCGACCAGGTCGATGCCGCCTCGCGCCGCATTTTCGCCGGCCGCGGCCAGGATGTCGAGCAGGGCAGCGCCTATCAGGCGGTGATCCAGAAGATCGGCCAGTACGAGCACATCATCTCGAATGTCCGCGAAAGCATGGTCTCGGTCGAGCGCGTGCTGCTTTTCCTCTCGGCCAACTACACGCGCCCCAAGAAGGCGCAGACCGGCTTCTCGGCCGAATGGCGCGCCGCGGTCCGCGACGTGCAGGCGATCGAGGAGCATGCGACCTTCCTGTCGAACAAGCTGCAGTTCATGCTCGATGCGACGCTGGGCCTCGTCTCGATCGAGCAGAACAAGATCATCAAGCTGTTCTCGGTCGTCTCCGTCGCGCTGATGCCGCCGACCCTGATCGCCTCGATCTACGGCATGAACTTCAAGACGATGCCGGAGTTGGAGTGGCAGTGGGGGTATCCCATGGCGATCGGGCTGATGATCCTGTTCGCCGTGCTGCCCTACATGCTCTTCCGCTGGAAGAAATGGCTCTGA